Proteins from a single region of Candidatus Saccharibacteria bacterium:
- a CDS encoding HIT domain-containing protein, with protein sequence MQESIFTKIINGEIPSHKIYEDDRTFAFLDIHPTVVGHTLVVPKKQVEFLWDLDDETYQAVMATSKKLARHFREVLNVPYVGEKVIGVDVPHAHVQLIPFTNTDDYTRSVGAAEPDHVALAALAEKLRV encoded by the coding sequence ATGCAAGAGTCAATCTTTACGAAAATTATCAATGGCGAAATTCCGTCGCATAAAATCTACGAAGACGACCGTACGTTCGCCTTTTTGGATATTCACCCAACCGTGGTGGGCCACACGCTTGTTGTGCCCAAAAAGCAAGTGGAGTTTTTGTGGGATCTCGACGACGAGACTTACCAGGCAGTGATGGCTACATCTAAAAAGCTCGCCCGTCATTTTCGTGAAGTACTGAATGTTCCTTATGTAGGTGAAAAAGTTATTGGGGTAGATGTACCTCACGCTCACGTTCAATTGATTCCTTTTACGAATACAGATGACTACACTCGATCGGTAGGGGCAGCCGAGCCTGACCACGTAGCGCTAGCGGCTTTGGCTGAGAAACTGCGCGTATAA
- a CDS encoding ComF family protein: protein MPYQKAWCVGERSGVLREIIDCYKFENAKAGYKTLATLLDECVDDLPPQTIVVPIPTIPSHVRARGYDHALLMARCFAQKRSLAVQKVLVRTTSTTQRGSSRQQRQVQAEAAFALSHPLRSDAVYLIVDDITTTGATLRSAANVLRQAGARQIWVAVIAKQPLD, encoded by the coding sequence TTGCCATATCAAAAGGCGTGGTGTGTTGGAGAGCGTAGTGGTGTTTTGCGCGAAATCATTGACTGCTATAAGTTCGAGAATGCAAAAGCGGGCTACAAAACCCTCGCTACTCTTCTCGATGAATGTGTCGACGACCTTCCCCCTCAGACAATTGTTGTACCAATTCCAACAATACCGTCCCATGTTCGGGCACGCGGGTACGATCATGCACTTTTGATGGCAAGGTGTTTTGCGCAAAAACGGTCACTAGCGGTACAGAAAGTTCTTGTACGAACGACCAGCACAACACAGCGCGGCTCTTCACGTCAGCAGCGCCAAGTACAGGCAGAGGCCGCTTTTGCATTAAGCCATCCCCTCCGTTCCGATGCCGTATATCTTATTGTTGATGACATTACAACGACAGGCGCAACATTGCGCTCGGCGGCCAATGTGCTGCGCCAGGCTGGCGCTCGCCAGATTTGGGTGGCGGTAATCGCAAAACAACCTCTCGACTAA
- a CDS encoding peptidoglycan bridge formation glycyltransferase FemA/FemB family protein, whose amino-acid sequence MTTVETCNSQSVWDDEILSRGGHPLQLWGWGETKAAHNWRVERVFVKSGEEIVGAAQLLIRKLPTPFKALVYVPRGPVASEKDRVVTMRALAEHAKSVHGAVAISAEPDWEAFPEVDGWRQSANTILIPRTLILNLTNTEEVLMADMTKKTRQYIRKSGNEAIEIRQVKGREELDGCLAIYKETAQRAGFGIHADAYYYDIFDNLGEHSPVFAAFAGGKPIAFLWLAISQETAFELYGGMNDEGQRLRANYALKWQVIRTMKKWGISRYDFNGLLNDGVSTFKQGFASHEDMLAGTYDKPLSPLYGVWVKALPAAKKILQKIKNR is encoded by the coding sequence ATGACTACGGTAGAAACGTGCAATTCGCAATCGGTTTGGGACGATGAAATTCTTAGCAGGGGAGGGCACCCTTTGCAGCTTTGGGGCTGGGGGGAGACGAAGGCTGCTCATAACTGGAGGGTGGAGCGTGTCTTTGTAAAATCGGGCGAAGAAATCGTCGGTGCCGCGCAACTACTGATCCGCAAGCTACCAACACCGTTTAAAGCACTGGTGTATGTTCCACGAGGTCCGGTAGCGAGCGAAAAGGATAGGGTAGTGACTATGCGTGCGCTCGCAGAGCACGCTAAAAGTGTTCATGGTGCTGTGGCAATAAGCGCCGAGCCCGATTGGGAGGCTTTTCCAGAGGTAGATGGATGGAGACAGTCGGCCAATACCATTCTTATTCCTCGAACTCTTATCCTTAATCTTACGAACACCGAAGAGGTGTTAATGGCGGACATGACAAAGAAAACGCGACAGTATATTCGTAAATCTGGTAACGAGGCGATAGAGATTCGGCAAGTGAAGGGCAGGGAAGAGCTTGATGGCTGCCTGGCAATATATAAAGAGACGGCGCAACGAGCTGGGTTTGGTATTCATGCCGACGCGTACTATTACGATATTTTTGATAATCTGGGCGAGCATTCGCCGGTGTTCGCGGCATTTGCTGGTGGCAAGCCAATCGCATTTTTATGGCTGGCAATCAGCCAGGAGACTGCGTTTGAACTATATGGTGGCATGAACGATGAGGGGCAGCGCCTGCGGGCGAACTACGCACTAAAATGGCAGGTTATCCGCACGATGAAGAAGTGGGGAATATCCCGTTACGACTTTAACGGCCTATTAAATGATGGAGTGAGTACATTTAAGCAGGGCTTTGCTTCGCACGAGGACATGCTTGCGGGAACGTACGACAAGCCACTTTCACCACTGTATGGGGTATGGGTGAAAGCGCTCCCAGCTGCAAAAAAGATTCTCCAGAAAATAAAAAATCGTTGA
- a CDS encoding Hsp20/alpha crystallin family protein, whose amino-acid sequence MARKQNDDLLIEDELAAAFLNDDELTQQQTTSQAQAPAADDSAWEDNEDDFPGQLAVDVYETDEKLIVKARTAGVNKEDLDVSISDGILTISGTLSSGDDTDATNWHIQECYWGEFSRTLALPVAVKEDEVGAVLKDGVLTISFGKIKQEQAKKITIQ is encoded by the coding sequence ATGGCCCGTAAACAAAACGATGATCTACTGATCGAAGATGAACTTGCCGCTGCGTTTTTGAACGACGATGAGCTCACCCAACAACAAACAACAAGCCAGGCGCAAGCCCCGGCTGCCGATGATTCGGCATGGGAAGACAACGAAGATGACTTTCCGGGTCAGCTTGCCGTAGATGTCTACGAAACCGACGAGAAACTTATTGTCAAGGCCCGCACAGCAGGCGTTAACAAAGAGGATCTTGATGTGAGTATTAGCGATGGTATTTTAACTATCAGCGGTACACTTTCAAGCGGTGACGATACAGATGCGACTAACTGGCACATTCAGGAATGTTATTGGGGTGAGTTCAGCCGTACGCTCGCGCTTCCAGTTGCCGTAAAAGAAGATGAAGTAGGGGCAGTCCTAAAGGACGGCGTTCTTACGATCAGCTTCGGCAAAATCAAGCAAGAACAAGCAAAGAAAATCACTATTCAATAG
- a CDS encoding DUF4190 domain-containing protein, with protein MSKQEEKTVPQDSSLAIVALVLGVVSLTGPGLIMGIPAIVIAIIALKKKLPGRGMSIAGLITGIVSTVLSLIFLVFMIFMMVWSINHPEEFEDYPRTPHTQRLQSL; from the coding sequence ATGTCAAAACAAGAAGAAAAAACCGTTCCACAAGATAGCTCATTGGCAATTGTCGCCCTTGTATTGGGTGTTGTGTCCCTTACCGGCCCAGGGCTTATTATGGGTATTCCCGCTATCGTTATTGCTATTATCGCGCTTAAAAAGAAGCTTCCGGGCAGGGGAATGAGTATTGCCGGACTGATTACCGGTATTGTTAGTACCGTACTTTCGCTGATCTTCCTTGTGTTTATGATTTTTATGATGGTATGGAGCATTAATCACCCCGAAGAGTTTGAGGATTACCCGCGAACTCCCCACACGCAGCGCCTTCAGAGCCTTTGA
- a CDS encoding valine--tRNA ligase has protein sequence MNLAKSYDPNQFEPTIYAMWETANAFAPTGKGEPYSIVMPPPNANGNLHLGHGLMGALEDILVRYHRMKGKDAIFIPGADHAGFETWVVYEKALEKEGKSRFDFSREQLYSQVWNFVEKQRGNMELQLRALGVSASWSDLVFTLDEKVIGTVYQTFKRLWDDKLIYRGERIVNYCTVHQTSFADIEVEHKNEKSKLWKIAYPTLDKIGEVIIATTRPETMFGDTAIAVHPDDERYKHLIGTRVLLPLTDKEIPIIADEYVDPAYGTGAVKITPAHDPNDFEVGERHKLERVQVIDFDGKMINVPPQFMGLDFETARKRTLAALDAAELRRGEDNLEHAVGHCYKCGSVIQPLIKDQWFLKVQPLAQRAKQALEAGDIEFFPASRKNVLAQYYDNLRDWNLSRQIPWGIPIPAFQNINNPDDWIFDDRVDEATIDVNGTTYKREEDTFDTWFSSGQWPFITTDYLQKGELARFYPNSVMETGGDILYAWVAKMIMLGLYATDTIPFKHVYLHGLVLDEHGQKMSKSKGNVINPMALIAEYGSDALRLGIISSRSAAQNQAFAVSKVVAARNFCNKLWNIARFIEGKLGEGATGKKPEPKTMVDHWIIRELTGAATDIDKQLENYRFAEAGEIIYHAIWDNVADWFVEASKTQDNPEMLAWVLDTSLKIAHPFAPFVTETIWQSLNWHNDLLISTSWPEAIAYDEIAAAEFERLQKLVVEARYVTAELPGNERYAMLYQNDSLVADNADLIRHLARLKEVKATDTPRGLRLAASGREAWLDVSEETLYEHQTNLEVRLAETKAFVNTLEARLANDSYTQKAPAHLVEESREQLKAKKVLIDRLEAELQILN, from the coding sequence ATGAATTTAGCGAAATCCTACGATCCAAACCAGTTTGAACCAACCATATACGCCATGTGGGAGACCGCGAACGCATTTGCGCCAACAGGCAAGGGCGAACCGTACAGTATCGTCATGCCGCCACCAAACGCAAATGGTAATCTACACCTTGGCCACGGTCTTATGGGCGCGCTCGAGGATATTCTTGTCCGCTATCACCGCATGAAAGGGAAGGATGCTATTTTTATCCCAGGCGCCGATCATGCAGGGTTTGAAACATGGGTTGTTTACGAAAAAGCACTCGAAAAAGAAGGGAAGAGCCGGTTCGACTTTTCACGCGAGCAGCTTTACAGCCAGGTTTGGAACTTTGTCGAAAAACAGCGCGGTAACATGGAGCTACAGCTACGGGCACTAGGGGTGAGTGCCAGCTGGAGCGATCTCGTATTCACGCTCGATGAAAAGGTAATTGGCACGGTTTACCAAACCTTTAAGCGCCTTTGGGACGACAAGCTTATTTACCGTGGCGAGCGAATCGTTAACTACTGTACTGTTCACCAAACCAGCTTTGCCGATATAGAGGTAGAGCACAAAAACGAAAAGTCGAAATTATGGAAAATCGCATATCCAACCCTCGATAAAATCGGTGAAGTTATTATAGCGACAACACGTCCAGAAACCATGTTTGGCGACACGGCAATTGCCGTTCACCCAGATGACGAACGTTACAAACACCTTATCGGCACGCGCGTGCTCTTGCCGCTTACCGATAAAGAAATTCCTATCATCGCCGACGAATACGTCGATCCTGCCTACGGAACCGGTGCGGTAAAGATCACACCAGCCCACGACCCGAACGATTTTGAGGTAGGGGAGCGTCACAAACTAGAACGCGTCCAGGTTATCGATTTTGACGGCAAAATGATCAACGTCCCACCCCAGTTCATGGGACTCGACTTTGAAACAGCCCGAAAACGCACGCTTGCCGCACTTGACGCCGCCGAACTTCGCCGCGGTGAAGATAACCTAGAACACGCCGTCGGTCACTGTTACAAATGTGGAAGCGTCATTCAACCCCTCATTAAAGACCAGTGGTTCTTAAAGGTTCAGCCACTCGCCCAGCGAGCAAAGCAAGCGCTCGAGGCAGGGGATATCGAATTCTTTCCCGCCAGTCGCAAAAACGTTCTTGCACAGTACTACGACAACCTTCGCGACTGGAACCTGAGCCGCCAAATTCCTTGGGGCATTCCAATTCCCGCCTTCCAAAACATCAACAACCCCGATGATTGGATTTTCGATGATCGTGTTGATGAGGCAACTATCGATGTAAATGGTACAACATATAAACGCGAAGAAGACACCTTTGACACATGGTTCTCTAGTGGACAGTGGCCGTTCATTACTACCGATTACCTGCAAAAAGGCGAACTTGCCCGTTTTTATCCAAACAGCGTTATGGAAACCGGCGGTGACATTCTTTACGCATGGGTCGCCAAGATGATTATGCTCGGTCTTTACGCTACCGATACAATCCCATTCAAACACGTGTATCTTCACGGTCTCGTTCTTGATGAGCATGGTCAAAAGATGAGCAAAAGCAAGGGAAATGTTATCAATCCAATGGCACTTATCGCCGAATACGGCTCCGACGCGCTTCGTTTGGGGATTATTTCAAGCCGTAGTGCCGCACAAAACCAGGCATTCGCCGTTAGTAAGGTGGTGGCCGCTCGAAACTTCTGCAACAAACTGTGGAATATCGCTCGCTTTATAGAAGGCAAGCTTGGCGAAGGGGCAACTGGCAAAAAGCCCGAGCCAAAGACCATGGTTGACCACTGGATTATCCGCGAACTTACGGGCGCTGCTACAGATATCGACAAGCAGCTCGAAAACTACCGTTTTGCCGAAGCTGGCGAGATTATCTATCACGCTATCTGGGACAACGTTGCCGACTGGTTTGTAGAGGCCAGCAAAACTCAAGACAACCCCGAAATGCTTGCCTGGGTGCTTGATACGAGTCTTAAAATTGCACATCCGTTCGCGCCGTTCGTCACCGAAACAATCTGGCAGTCACTTAACTGGCACAACGACCTGCTTATTTCGACAAGCTGGCCCGAGGCAATCGCCTACGACGAAATTGCGGCAGCTGAATTTGAGCGCCTACAAAAGCTCGTTGTTGAGGCTCGCTACGTTACGGCCGAACTACCAGGCAACGAACGCTACGCAATGCTGTACCAAAACGATAGCCTTGTCGCCGACAACGCCGACCTTATTCGTCACCTTGCGCGACTAAAAGAGGTGAAAGCGACAGATACGCCGCGAGGCCTCCGTCTTGCCGCCTCTGGGCGCGAAGCATGGCTCGACGTTTCGGAAGAAACGCTATACGAACACCAAACCAACCTCGAAGTCCGTCTTGCTGAAACGAAGGCATTTGTCAACACTCTCGAGGCACGACTCGCAAACGACAGCTACACCCAAAAAGCGCCCGCGCATCTGGTTGAGGAATCGCGCGAGCAGCTAAAGGCAAAGAAAGTCCTTATCGATCGTCTAGAGGCCGAGCTTCAGATCTTAAACTAG
- a CDS encoding 23S rRNA (pseudouridine(1915)-N(3))-methyltransferase RlmH: MPIRIVAVGKRHESWVAEGIERYEKRLKRPFDTSWVLLPHSAREGAMARQEESERILSRINSNEFVVLLDERGKAISSPNLSTLLLAPLEASRPVVIAIGGAYGVDESIHSRADFVLSLSPMVFPHQLVRLILAEQLYRAQEIAAGNPYHHS, encoded by the coding sequence ATGCCAATTCGGATTGTTGCGGTCGGCAAGCGCCACGAATCGTGGGTGGCCGAAGGTATAGAACGTTACGAAAAGCGCCTCAAACGTCCGTTCGATACGTCGTGGGTACTTTTACCGCATTCAGCCCGCGAGGGCGCCATGGCGCGTCAGGAAGAGTCTGAGCGCATACTTTCGCGCATAAATAGCAACGAGTTTGTGGTGTTGCTCGACGAGCGCGGCAAAGCCATCAGCTCTCCTAACCTTTCAACTCTTTTACTTGCCCCACTTGAGGCTTCGCGTCCTGTAGTGATTGCTATTGGCGGGGCTTATGGCGTCGACGAAAGCATTCATAGCCGCGCGGATTTTGTCCTCTCGCTATCCCCTATGGTCTTCCCGCACCAACTTGTTCGCCTTATTTTGGCCGAGCAGCTATACCGTGCACAAGAGATTGCAGCAGGCAATCCGTACCACCATTCCTAG
- a CDS encoding oligosaccharide repeat unit polymerase: MMIFAAALLAASFAIAFLASTPVHAADGQWNGDALQYGQNQYTFVGTAAAGDSRGIPEGSKIYGYVEPDTSGASNPTKKAHLIYFAPGVDPGQATAATYTAYDLNGATYSNPTGKTSITMEPRAAASEGTTSCDSSFTFGVGWIICPITNFFASAMDWLFNVLAGFLAVRPVQSSQENALYRAWSVMRNFANVAFVIGFLIIIYSQITNIGLSNYDIKKMLPRLIIAAVLVNISYWICSIAIDISNIIGYSIQDIFISMRNNLVGGEGNNWDLVSWKSIGGFILSGGTIAAATGIGGFALLASAGTVGGALYMLLPILLGVLIAVLVALMVMAARQAIITILVIISPLAFVAYLLPNTEKYFEKWKSLGMTMLVMFPMFSIVFGGSQLAGIAIIQNADSINTVILGMAVQVAPVAITPLLLKLSGSLLARIGGIINNPSRGLIDRTRNFANERRDQRKAKAWATPLNRRRDAFARASRGIDNKRREREGWQKANEAMVDANWANSQVNSDIQQRALQAASVKDTGDNLAQRRFEASKLTNAAMQDLDLNARAAKLDLDVSKARVEANWEELKAGDGRNIVQPAGLAGSALATYIASRVDPISQNAINAGIEARREQSAEHVQKRVFSEALENNIALQQAAGGIDANGSQRALAYALKERHSARREAVDNANSIIEHSNVDDRGTLELAEGRAFGNVQITDDIQEAAIIKVASAGNVNNINHLMENLDISPSGNENHRIAFVEALKKNSAARPKYVGFARMNAITQGVADGGVEGLDNMIKSTVEALKFSPEVLVSQDQDALKRMAEAISRNKAQYDPVALSDLKKRIDTAFKDERLNVRLGERRPHLETIMSTLSDVPFPPDPAP; encoded by the coding sequence ATGATGATTTTTGCCGCAGCGCTTCTTGCGGCTTCTTTCGCTATAGCATTCCTTGCTAGCACGCCTGTTCATGCGGCCGATGGACAATGGAACGGTGACGCGCTTCAATACGGACAAAACCAATATACGTTCGTAGGAACGGCAGCCGCCGGTGATAGTCGCGGCATCCCAGAAGGCTCAAAGATCTACGGCTATGTTGAACCGGACACTTCTGGGGCAAGCAATCCCACAAAAAAAGCTCATCTTATTTACTTTGCACCAGGCGTAGACCCGGGTCAGGCAACCGCCGCCACCTACACTGCTTACGATCTTAATGGCGCCACGTATAGCAATCCGACAGGAAAGACTTCTATAACTATGGAGCCCCGAGCCGCCGCTAGCGAAGGAACGACCTCTTGTGACAGCTCCTTCACCTTTGGTGTTGGGTGGATAATTTGTCCGATTACAAACTTTTTTGCCAGCGCTATGGACTGGCTATTTAACGTTCTTGCGGGATTCCTGGCGGTTCGACCTGTCCAGTCTAGCCAAGAAAACGCACTATACCGCGCTTGGTCGGTTATGCGTAACTTTGCAAACGTTGCGTTTGTTATTGGCTTCCTTATTATTATTTACTCGCAGATCACAAATATCGGTCTTTCTAATTACGATATTAAAAAAATGTTACCGCGCCTTATTATTGCAGCTGTGCTTGTTAATATATCGTACTGGATTTGTTCAATCGCAATCGACATTTCTAATATTATCGGCTATTCGATTCAAGATATATTTATCTCTATGCGTAATAATCTTGTCGGTGGAGAAGGGAATAACTGGGATCTGGTTAGCTGGAAAAGTATCGGCGGATTTATTCTTTCGGGCGGTACCATTGCGGCCGCGACGGGAATTGGTGGGTTTGCGCTACTAGCCAGTGCCGGAACGGTAGGTGGTGCGCTGTACATGCTTTTGCCAATCCTCCTCGGAGTCCTTATCGCCGTGTTAGTAGCACTCATGGTCATGGCGGCGCGCCAAGCAATTATTACTATATTAGTAATAATTTCGCCGCTGGCATTCGTGGCATACCTTTTGCCGAATACCGAGAAGTACTTTGAGAAGTGGAAAAGTCTTGGTATGACCATGCTTGTTATGTTCCCGATGTTCTCGATCGTATTTGGTGGATCGCAACTTGCCGGAATTGCAATTATTCAAAATGCGGATTCTATTAATACTGTCATTCTAGGTATGGCAGTGCAGGTTGCCCCTGTTGCAATTACGCCACTGCTATTGAAACTCAGCGGATCGCTCCTTGCTCGAATTGGCGGTATTATTAATAACCCAAGCCGCGGACTTATCGACCGCACGCGAAACTTTGCAAACGAGCGCCGCGACCAGCGAAAGGCAAAAGCATGGGCAACGCCGCTTAATAGGCGACGCGACGCCTTTGCTCGTGCCTCGCGTGGTATAGACAACAAACGCCGTGAGCGCGAGGGCTGGCAGAAGGCCAACGAGGCCATGGTGGATGCAAACTGGGCTAACAGCCAAGTAAACTCTGATATCCAGCAGCGTGCCCTGCAAGCAGCGAGCGTTAAAGATACCGGTGACAATCTAGCTCAGCGCAGGTTCGAGGCATCTAAGCTGACAAACGCCGCTATGCAGGATCTTGATCTAAATGCCCGTGCCGCCAAACTGGACCTTGATGTGTCTAAGGCACGAGTTGAAGCAAACTGGGAGGAACTTAAAGCGGGCGATGGTCGAAATATCGTTCAGCCGGCAGGCCTTGCGGGCAGTGCACTTGCCACTTATATCGCTAGTCGGGTCGATCCGATTAGTCAGAATGCTATTAATGCCGGTATCGAGGCGCGACGCGAGCAATCTGCAGAACATGTACAAAAGCGTGTATTCTCTGAAGCATTGGAAAACAACATCGCTCTGCAACAAGCAGCTGGTGGTATAGATGCCAACGGTTCGCAGCGAGCATTGGCATACGCCCTTAAGGAACGACATAGTGCGCGTCGTGAAGCGGTTGATAACGCAAACTCTATTATTGAACATAGCAACGTTGACGACAGGGGTACCCTCGAACTTGCAGAGGGACGAGCCTTCGGCAACGTTCAAATTACGGATGATATTCAAGAAGCCGCTATTATTAAGGTTGCCTCCGCAGGTAACGTGAATAACATCAACCACTTGATGGAGAACCTAGATATTTCCCCAAGCGGCAACGAAAACCACCGTATCGCTTTTGTTGAAGCACTTAAAAAGAACAGCGCAGCGCGACCTAAGTACGTTGGGTTTGCTCGTATGAACGCTATTACACAGGGTGTCGCCGACGGCGGTGTAGAGGGTCTTGATAACATGATTAAGTCTACCGTTGAAGCTCTTAAGTTCTCTCCTGAAGTATTGGTGTCGCAAGACCAAGACGCGCTTAAACGTATGGCTGAAGCTATTAGTCGCAATAAGGCGCAGTACGATCCCGTCGCACTTTCTGACCTTAAGAAGCGAATTGATACGGCATTTAAAGACGAGCGTCTCAATGTTCGATTGGGTGAACGAAGGCCTCATCTTGAGACTATTATGAGTACACTTAGCGACGTGCCTTTCCCTCCAGACCCAGCCCCTTAG